A stretch of the Capsicum annuum cultivar UCD-10X-F1 chromosome 10, UCD10Xv1.1, whole genome shotgun sequence genome encodes the following:
- the LOC107845957 gene encoding solute carrier family 40 member 2 isoform X2 — protein MLNELLISQENQMPPFPKALLNYLYFGHFLSRWSARMWEFSVGLYMINVWSDSLLLTAAYGVVESASTALFGPLIGQWVDRFTYVEVLQLWLLSQNISFVVAGGAVIALLIRADLISVNLMAFISLVSLINISGAVGVLSTLAGTILIEREWVVVISEGHPPGLLTKMNSIIRRIDLICKLFAPVVTGFIISFVSLTASAMTLALWNIISVCLEYWLLTSVYSGIPALRESSLRRVSRSLPEHSDLSPAISHEQKSSLHSDEIGFEQSENLWRKIIDSISRLPCLSAWKVYLQQDVVLPGLALALLFFTVLSFGTLMTATLEWEGIPAYVIGIARGVSATIGIAATFLYPILESHISTLRTGLWSIWSQWTCLLICVASIWVHTKFLSAFMLMAGVAVSRLGLWMFDLSVIQQMQDHVPESDRCVVGGVQSSLQSVLELLTYLSGIIISNPQRHPVLNAVLSSICTKYFESLHTSIVV, from the exons ATGTTGAACGAGCTATTGATTTCGCAAGAAAATCAGATGCCGCCATTCCCAAAAGCTCTtctcaattatctatattttggtcatttcctatccAGATGGAGTGCCAG GATGTGGGAATTCTCTGTTGGTCTGTACATGATCAACGTTTGGTCAGATTCTTTACTTCTAACGGCTGCTTATGGGGTGGTGGAGTCTGCTTCTACAGCATTGTTTGGTCCTCTCATTGGACAGTGGGTGGATAGGTTCACATATGTGGAG GTTCTCCAACTTTGGCTGCTAAGCCAAAATATCTCATTTGTTGTGGCTGGAGGTGCAGTAATTGCTCTTTTAATCCGCGCAGACTTGATATCGGTCAATCTAATGGCGTTTATCTCACTTGTCAGTTTAATTAATATATCTGGAGCTGTTGGTGTGCTTTCAACTCTTGCCGGAACCATCTTGATTGAAAGAGAATG GGTAGTTGTAATATCAGAAGGCCATCCTCCCGGGCTTTTAACAAAGATGAATTCAATCATAAGACGAATAGATTTGATTTGCAAGCTATTTGCACCAGTGGTTACTGGCTTCATTATCAGCTTTGTTTCTCTAACTGCATCAGCCATGACTCTAGCTCTTTGGAACATTATATCCGTGTGCTTGGAATACTGGCTTCTTACATCTGTATACAGTGGGATTCCAGCTCTAAGAGAAAGCAGCCTGAGGAGGGTCTCAAGATCTTTGCCAGAGCACTCGGATTTAAGCCCCGCTATTTCTCATGAACAGAAAAGCTCGCTTCACTCGGATGAAATTGGATTCGAGCAATCTGAAAATCTCTGGAGGAAAATAATTGATTCCATCTCAAGATTACCTTGCCTTTCTGCGTGGAAAGTGTACTTGCAGCAAGATGTAGTCCTCCCAGGCCTAGCCCTTGCGTTGCTTTTTTTTACTGTACTCAG CTTTGGAACGTTAATGACTGCTACTCTTGAATGGGAAGGAATTCCTGCATATGTCATTGGAATTGCACGTGGAGTAAGCGCAACAATAGGGATAGCTGCAACATTTCTCTACCCCATCTTAGAATCACATATTTCAACCCTTCGAACAGGTCTTTGGTCAATCTGGTCACAG TGGACTTGCTTGTTGATATGTGTAGCTTCGATATGGGTACACACAAAATTTCTATCAGCATTTATGCTTATGGCTGGTGTGGCTGTATCGCGTTTGGGTTTGTGGATGTTTGACTTATCAGTCATTCAGCAAATGCAG GATCATGTCCCTGAAAGTGATCGTTGTGTGGTTGGAGGAGTTCAAAGCTCCCTACAATCTGTTCTCGAATTGTTGACTTATCTCTCGGGCATAATCATATCTAATCCTCAG CGTCATCCGGTGTTGAATGCAGTTTTATCATCCATATGCACAAAGTATTTCGAGTCATTGCATACTAGTATTGTGGTATAA
- the LOC107845957 gene encoding solute carrier family 40 member 2 isoform X3, which yields MLNELLISQENQMPPFPKALLNYLYFGHFLSRWSARMWEFSVGLYMINVWSDSLLLTAAYGVVESASTALFGPLIGQWVDRFTYVEVLQLWLLSQNISFVVAGGAVIALLIRADLISVNLMAFISLVSLINISGAVGVLSTLAGTILIEREWVVVISEGHPPGLLTKMNSIIRRIDLICKLFAPVVTGFIISFVSLTASAMTLALWNIISVCLEYWLLTSVYSGIPALRESSLRRVSRSLPEHSDLSPAISHEQKSSLHSDEIGFEQSENLWRKIIDSISRLPCLSAWKVYLQQDVVLPGLALALLFFTVLSFGTLMTATLEWEGIPAYVIGIARGVSATIGIAATFLYPILESHISTLRTGLWSIWSQWTCLLICVASIWVHTKFLSAFMLMAGVAVSRLGLWMFDLSVIQQMQDHVPESDRCVVGGVQSSLQSVLELLTYLSGIIISNPQVMIFALY from the exons ATGTTGAACGAGCTATTGATTTCGCAAGAAAATCAGATGCCGCCATTCCCAAAAGCTCTtctcaattatctatattttggtcatttcctatccAGATGGAGTGCCAG GATGTGGGAATTCTCTGTTGGTCTGTACATGATCAACGTTTGGTCAGATTCTTTACTTCTAACGGCTGCTTATGGGGTGGTGGAGTCTGCTTCTACAGCATTGTTTGGTCCTCTCATTGGACAGTGGGTGGATAGGTTCACATATGTGGAG GTTCTCCAACTTTGGCTGCTAAGCCAAAATATCTCATTTGTTGTGGCTGGAGGTGCAGTAATTGCTCTTTTAATCCGCGCAGACTTGATATCGGTCAATCTAATGGCGTTTATCTCACTTGTCAGTTTAATTAATATATCTGGAGCTGTTGGTGTGCTTTCAACTCTTGCCGGAACCATCTTGATTGAAAGAGAATG GGTAGTTGTAATATCAGAAGGCCATCCTCCCGGGCTTTTAACAAAGATGAATTCAATCATAAGACGAATAGATTTGATTTGCAAGCTATTTGCACCAGTGGTTACTGGCTTCATTATCAGCTTTGTTTCTCTAACTGCATCAGCCATGACTCTAGCTCTTTGGAACATTATATCCGTGTGCTTGGAATACTGGCTTCTTACATCTGTATACAGTGGGATTCCAGCTCTAAGAGAAAGCAGCCTGAGGAGGGTCTCAAGATCTTTGCCAGAGCACTCGGATTTAAGCCCCGCTATTTCTCATGAACAGAAAAGCTCGCTTCACTCGGATGAAATTGGATTCGAGCAATCTGAAAATCTCTGGAGGAAAATAATTGATTCCATCTCAAGATTACCTTGCCTTTCTGCGTGGAAAGTGTACTTGCAGCAAGATGTAGTCCTCCCAGGCCTAGCCCTTGCGTTGCTTTTTTTTACTGTACTCAG CTTTGGAACGTTAATGACTGCTACTCTTGAATGGGAAGGAATTCCTGCATATGTCATTGGAATTGCACGTGGAGTAAGCGCAACAATAGGGATAGCTGCAACATTTCTCTACCCCATCTTAGAATCACATATTTCAACCCTTCGAACAGGTCTTTGGTCAATCTGGTCACAG TGGACTTGCTTGTTGATATGTGTAGCTTCGATATGGGTACACACAAAATTTCTATCAGCATTTATGCTTATGGCTGGTGTGGCTGTATCGCGTTTGGGTTTGTGGATGTTTGACTTATCAGTCATTCAGCAAATGCAG GATCATGTCCCTGAAAGTGATCGTTGTGTGGTTGGAGGAGTTCAAAGCTCCCTACAATCTGTTCTCGAATTGTTGACTTATCTCTCGGGCATAATCATATCTAATCCTCAGGTGATGATCTTTGCATTGTACTGA
- the LOC107845957 gene encoding solute carrier family 40 member 2 isoform X1 yields MLNELLISQENQMPPFPKALLNYLYFGHFLSRWSARMWEFSVGLYMINVWSDSLLLTAAYGVVESASTALFGPLIGQWVDRFTYVEVLQLWLLSQNISFVVAGGAVIALLIRADLISVNLMAFISLVSLINISGAVGVLSTLAGTILIEREWVVVISEGHPPGLLTKMNSIIRRIDLICKLFAPVVTGFIISFVSLTASAMTLALWNIISVCLEYWLLTSVYSGIPALRESSLRRVSRSLPEHSDLSPAISHEQKSSLHSDEIGFEQSENLWRKIIDSISRLPCLSAWKVYLQQDVVLPGLALALLFFTVLSFGTLMTATLEWEGIPAYVIGIARGVSATIGIAATFLYPILESHISTLRTGLWSIWSQWTCLLICVASIWVHTKFLSAFMLMAGVAVSRLGLWMFDLSVIQQMQDHVPESDRCVVGGVQSSLQSVLELLTYLSGIIISNPQNFWKLILLSFLLVTLASTLYSIHVYRVRKHLFHFEKFN; encoded by the exons ATGTTGAACGAGCTATTGATTTCGCAAGAAAATCAGATGCCGCCATTCCCAAAAGCTCTtctcaattatctatattttggtcatttcctatccAGATGGAGTGCCAG GATGTGGGAATTCTCTGTTGGTCTGTACATGATCAACGTTTGGTCAGATTCTTTACTTCTAACGGCTGCTTATGGGGTGGTGGAGTCTGCTTCTACAGCATTGTTTGGTCCTCTCATTGGACAGTGGGTGGATAGGTTCACATATGTGGAG GTTCTCCAACTTTGGCTGCTAAGCCAAAATATCTCATTTGTTGTGGCTGGAGGTGCAGTAATTGCTCTTTTAATCCGCGCAGACTTGATATCGGTCAATCTAATGGCGTTTATCTCACTTGTCAGTTTAATTAATATATCTGGAGCTGTTGGTGTGCTTTCAACTCTTGCCGGAACCATCTTGATTGAAAGAGAATG GGTAGTTGTAATATCAGAAGGCCATCCTCCCGGGCTTTTAACAAAGATGAATTCAATCATAAGACGAATAGATTTGATTTGCAAGCTATTTGCACCAGTGGTTACTGGCTTCATTATCAGCTTTGTTTCTCTAACTGCATCAGCCATGACTCTAGCTCTTTGGAACATTATATCCGTGTGCTTGGAATACTGGCTTCTTACATCTGTATACAGTGGGATTCCAGCTCTAAGAGAAAGCAGCCTGAGGAGGGTCTCAAGATCTTTGCCAGAGCACTCGGATTTAAGCCCCGCTATTTCTCATGAACAGAAAAGCTCGCTTCACTCGGATGAAATTGGATTCGAGCAATCTGAAAATCTCTGGAGGAAAATAATTGATTCCATCTCAAGATTACCTTGCCTTTCTGCGTGGAAAGTGTACTTGCAGCAAGATGTAGTCCTCCCAGGCCTAGCCCTTGCGTTGCTTTTTTTTACTGTACTCAG CTTTGGAACGTTAATGACTGCTACTCTTGAATGGGAAGGAATTCCTGCATATGTCATTGGAATTGCACGTGGAGTAAGCGCAACAATAGGGATAGCTGCAACATTTCTCTACCCCATCTTAGAATCACATATTTCAACCCTTCGAACAGGTCTTTGGTCAATCTGGTCACAG TGGACTTGCTTGTTGATATGTGTAGCTTCGATATGGGTACACACAAAATTTCTATCAGCATTTATGCTTATGGCTGGTGTGGCTGTATCGCGTTTGGGTTTGTGGATGTTTGACTTATCAGTCATTCAGCAAATGCAG GATCATGTCCCTGAAAGTGATCGTTGTGTGGTTGGAGGAGTTCAAAGCTCCCTACAATCTGTTCTCGAATTGTTGACTTATCTCTCGGGCATAATCATATCTAATCCTCAG AATTTTTGGAAGTTGATCCTACTGTCATTCCTTTTAGTGACACTGGCCTCGACGCTATACAGTATACATGTTTATCGTGTTAGGAAGCACCTCTTTCACTTTGAGAAGTTCAATTGA